A window from Candidatus Nitrosotenuis uzonensis encodes these proteins:
- a CDS encoding phosphoribosyltransferase codes for MRISRLEFFSLLSYSTRGTSPKELDSKTWRNAVKNDLFVSNNSDSKLTSELIADEIAKNSTVSPFNDYFKPDVILVPIPRSTLMQPGTLWVPKRLASALSARNLGKIFECLERATPLPRTSKSNAADRPKAVDHYNTMSVQTILSEPSEILLVDDVVTRGATAIGAANRLTEAFPNARIRLFAALRAVSPPDIFKNIYDPRLGIIDLRGDQTYRRP; via the coding sequence ATGCGTATTTCCAGACTAGAGTTCTTTTCTCTCCTATCCTATTCCACACGTGGGACCTCACCTAAAGAACTGGATTCAAAGACTTGGAGAAATGCAGTAAAAAACGACTTGTTTGTTTCCAACAATTCTGATTCTAAATTAACATCTGAACTTATCGCTGATGAGATAGCAAAAAATTCTACCGTGTCACCGTTTAATGATTATTTCAAGCCAGATGTCATACTGGTGCCTATTCCACGCAGCACATTGATGCAGCCTGGAACCCTCTGGGTTCCCAAGCGTCTTGCCAGCGCATTGTCTGCAAGGAACTTGGGTAAGATATTCGAATGCCTGGAACGAGCAACGCCGTTACCTAGGACATCAAAAAGTAATGCTGCAGACAGGCCAAAAGCCGTTGATCATTACAATACCATGAGCGTTCAAACCATTTTGTCAGAACCGAGTGAAATTCTTCTTGTGGATGATGTTGTGACAAGAGGAGCCACAGCTATTGGTGCAGCAAACCGGCTAACTGAAGCATTTCCAAATGCCAGAATTCGCCTGTTTGCGGCATTACGGGCTGTGAGTCCGCCAGACATCTTCAAGAATATTTACGATCCTCGTCTTGGAATTATTGATCTCAGAGGAGATCAGACATATAGACGACCCTAA
- a CDS encoding DNA processing protein DprA, protein MKSISTSDLLGRQLNDVETKYAPQVLYVEGPLQIPLPCQRVSIVGSRKASIQGTETAKFISKTLAENRVVIVSGLAEGIDTAAHEAAIQSGGSTVAVLGTPLDKAYPRKNLQLQQRIMSEHLAISQFQVGHATRPKDFVIRNRTMALISDATIIVEAGDSSGSLHQGWEALRLGRPLYIWQSIFDMPGLTWPEKMLKYGAIPLADPQEIFEVLPSSLKVPLVFQ, encoded by the coding sequence ATGAAAAGCATTTCCACATCAGATCTGCTTGGACGTCAACTAAATGATGTCGAAACAAAATATGCTCCACAAGTTCTATATGTCGAGGGGCCCCTGCAGATTCCGCTTCCCTGCCAAAGGGTGTCTATTGTAGGTTCAAGAAAGGCGTCCATACAGGGTACTGAAACTGCCAAATTTATCTCAAAAACTCTTGCCGAAAATCGAGTTGTGATAGTTAGCGGACTTGCAGAGGGGATTGATACTGCTGCACATGAGGCGGCAATACAGTCAGGTGGCAGCACCGTGGCTGTTCTTGGAACCCCGCTAGACAAGGCATATCCAAGAAAAAACCTCCAATTGCAACAACGTATAATGAGCGAACATCTGGCGATATCTCAATTCCAGGTGGGACATGCCACAAGACCAAAGGATTTTGTAATCAGAAACCGAACTATGGCGCTAATATCTGATGCCACCATAATAGTGGAGGCAGGCGATAGCAGCGGTTCGTTGCATCAGGGATGGGAAGCGCTAAGGCTTGGCCGCCCGCTATACATCTGGCAGTCTATTTTTGACATGCCTGGCTTGACATGGCCTGAAAAGATGCTAAAGTATGGCGCAATACCCCTTGCCGATCCTCAAGAGATATTCGAAGTTCTGCCTTCCTCTCTTAAAGTGCCACTGGTATTTCAGTAA
- a CDS encoding ParB/RepB/Spo0J family partition protein: MVPIKQVHVWDEAQARSLDREGIRELARSIKNEGLQNPPLVQKNGRGQFLLMSGQRRLAALKLLKAKKIPVLVLTKGYDLENAKAASVIENLHRKNMNPKDMAKSCSFLAEKMGITVGARSLGITRKTFKKYVGFAALPEKIKNLVPGTISSSVAIKLHSIIPNVPKAIKIAQRISALDARTQKAYLRVLARYPSANHKKLLRQARLLAIRKTVPVTLPSTYAKKLEKESLYREEEPEKLAQQIVVSWLAKRNHRR, encoded by the coding sequence ATGGTACCGATCAAACAAGTCCATGTGTGGGATGAAGCACAGGCACGCTCGCTTGACAGAGAAGGCATTCGTGAGCTTGCCAGATCAATTAAAAATGAAGGCCTGCAAAACCCTCCGCTGGTTCAAAAGAATGGTAGGGGTCAATTTCTTCTAATGTCTGGTCAACGCCGACTTGCTGCGCTAAAACTGCTAAAGGCAAAGAAAATCCCAGTCCTCGTACTTACAAAAGGCTACGATCTTGAAAATGCCAAGGCTGCATCCGTTATTGAAAATCTTCACCGAAAAAATATGAATCCAAAAGATATGGCAAAATCGTGCAGCTTTCTTGCAGAAAAGATGGGAATTACAGTAGGTGCCAGATCTCTTGGGATAACACGCAAGACTTTTAAAAAATACGTTGGCTTTGCAGCATTACCTGAGAAAATAAAGAATTTGGTTCCGGGCACAATATCTAGCAGCGTTGCAATAAAGCTTCATTCTATAATTCCAAATGTTCCAAAGGCAATTAAAATAGCACAGAGAATATCTGCACTTGACGCTAGAACTCAAAAGGCATACCTCAGGGTTCTTGCAAGATACCCTTCGGCCAACCACAAAAAACTGCTCAGACAAGCAAGGCTTCTTGCAATACGCAAGACAGTCCCTGTGACGCTTCCATCAACATATGCTAAAAAACTTGAAAAAGAGTCTTTATACAGAGAGGAAGAGCCAGAAAAGCTTGCTCAGCAGATAGTCGTTTCGTGGCTTGCCAAACGAAACCATAGGCGATAA
- a CDS encoding glycosyltransferase family 2 protein, giving the protein MDAENILKIVEHLQKARIGDVGRLSYIEKTIKSGKNLYNSDIRYVLAKSEQLKTQLSVPKIPANAPKQAPPHRCYVCNDELHLQDRVVRHQNEWMHLACFDRKLKTMPELQAGNTAPEQQAQEKSTLVPEPSQSSKSPIARQQHKHSKEKAKTDPVLVLLAIVIFSLLIFTAYSMFSTLSIIAISLAAILVFFQIVSKTSPQVQYKYGRKGASLFSISVMIMPFGLGTIIAYDGYSSGAMSIIQTVFIWGLTLSFWQTMLFVPLAIRSIARESLLQAPTEYPRMSVLIPAYNEEKVIRTTIESLIATDYPDKEIIAIDDGSKDQTFSIMSEYKDKIKVIHKENGGKASALNAGMLYATGSIIVILDADTIIGYSSLKQLAKSFSNENVAAVAGNIKIRNRVNILTWCQALEYLSGIQIMRRGLDYFGAITIVPGALGAFKKDKLEEAGAYHKETLVEDFDATMKVLRSGMIVSGSNMATAYTQGPNTLIDFYKQRKRWYRGNLQVLRRHSDILLNPRFGYLQKFAYPLMAIHMLLIPSASLLVLGFAVYQIILGNYLYIAYTLGLYIILQHLLSAMAVRMDKDDKRLILYSTLMVIGYKQLTDILQLKAVIEEVFKLKAKWTSAKRVQQ; this is encoded by the coding sequence GTGGATGCTGAAAACATACTGAAAATAGTAGAACACCTCCAAAAGGCCAGGATCGGGGATGTTGGTAGACTATCCTATATAGAAAAGACAATCAAAAGCGGAAAGAATCTCTACAACTCTGACATTCGTTACGTTCTGGCAAAATCAGAACAGCTAAAAACACAGCTATCCGTACCAAAGATTCCGGCTAATGCTCCAAAACAGGCTCCTCCACATCGATGTTATGTTTGTAATGATGAACTTCACCTTCAGGACAGGGTCGTAAGGCACCAAAATGAGTGGATGCATCTTGCATGCTTTGATAGGAAACTAAAAACCATGCCAGAACTACAAGCTGGCAATACTGCGCCAGAACAGCAAGCACAGGAAAAATCGACACTTGTACCAGAGCCATCTCAATCATCGAAATCACCAATTGCACGTCAACAGCACAAACACAGCAAGGAAAAAGCCAAGACGGACCCGGTACTAGTCCTACTGGCAATTGTAATCTTTTCGCTTTTGATATTTACTGCCTATAGCATGTTCAGCACTCTTAGTATAATCGCAATATCGCTTGCCGCAATCCTCGTATTCTTTCAGATAGTATCCAAGACATCACCGCAAGTGCAGTACAAGTACGGACGCAAGGGCGCATCATTATTTTCAATAAGCGTGATGATAATGCCGTTCGGACTTGGAACTATAATTGCATATGACGGGTATTCAAGCGGAGCTATGTCAATAATACAGACGGTCTTTATCTGGGGGCTCACACTCTCGTTCTGGCAAACAATGCTGTTTGTGCCTCTTGCAATAAGGAGTATAGCACGAGAATCATTGTTGCAAGCGCCTACAGAATATCCAAGGATGAGTGTTCTAATACCTGCATACAATGAGGAGAAAGTGATCAGAACAACAATAGAGTCGCTAATAGCGACCGACTATCCTGACAAAGAGATAATTGCAATCGATGACGGCAGCAAAGATCAGACATTTTCGATCATGTCCGAATACAAAGATAAAATCAAAGTAATCCACAAAGAAAACGGTGGCAAGGCATCCGCACTTAACGCAGGGATGCTTTACGCTACGGGCTCTATAATAGTAATACTTGATGCTGACACTATCATAGGATACTCGTCGCTAAAACAGCTTGCAAAGTCATTTTCAAACGAAAATGTCGCAGCCGTTGCAGGAAACATCAAGATAAGAAACCGAGTTAACATCTTGACTTGGTGTCAGGCCCTTGAATACCTCTCTGGCATACAGATCATGAGACGCGGTCTTGACTATTTTGGCGCAATAACAATAGTGCCTGGCGCACTGGGCGCATTCAAAAAAGACAAGCTTGAGGAGGCTGGAGCGTACCACAAGGAAACACTGGTAGAAGATTTTGATGCCACAATGAAAGTGCTCCGCTCCGGCATGATAGTGAGCGGAAGCAATATGGCTACTGCATATACGCAGGGCCCAAATACACTCATAGATTTTTACAAGCAAAGAAAACGATGGTATCGTGGCAATCTGCAGGTGCTAAGGAGACACTCTGACATACTGCTGAACCCCAGATTTGGCTATCTGCAAAAGTTTGCATACCCGTTGATGGCAATACACATGCTACTAATACCGTCGGCAAGCTTGCTCGTGCTGGGCTTTGCAGTATATCAGATCATACTTGGAAACTATCTTTACATAGCGTATACATTGGGCTTGTACATCATACTGCAACATCTTCTTTCTGCCATGGCAGTTAGAATGGACAAGGATGACAAGAGACTCATTCTATACTCTACGCTGATGGTCATAGGCTACAAGCAGTTAACTGACATACTGCAACTAAAAGCGGTAATAGAGGAAGTATTCAAACTAAAAGCAAAGTGGACAAGCGCAAAGAGAGTGCAGCAGTAA